From Borrelia parkeri, the proteins below share one genomic window:
- a CDS encoding DUF603 domain-containing protein, producing the protein MSKIKKSFDDYFAYFKEGKLNDVSIAKEMGVSKANVSKMRHKWESVKGNSEYVRENNLTIHEDTLTNILLHASQSTAQARDLKSQFSMACSLLGIEFINLFSRYVELELKTHDDQIDQIESKIISLSKESEHSQEENSNEDLTLKLFQLRKEREVKRMQLYYEMLQKLKATDVESRFKFQV; encoded by the coding sequence ATGAGTAAGATAAAAAAATCATTTGATGATTATTTTGCATATTTTAAAGAAGGTAAGCTTAATGATGTTAGTATTGCAAAAGAAATGGGTGTCTCAAAAGCAAATGTAAGTAAGATGAGACACAAATGGGAATCGGTTAAAGGCAATTCTGAGTATGTTAGGGAAAATAACCTTACTATTCATGAAGATACTCTAACTAATATCTTACTTCACGCATCGCAAAGTACGGCCCAAGCACGTGATCTTAAAAGTCAGTTTAGTATGGCTTGTAGTCTTCTAGGAATAGAGTTTATAAATTTATTTAGTAGGTATGTAGAGTTGGAACTTAAAACCCATGATGATCAAATAGACCAAATAGAATCTAAGATTATAAGTCTTTCTAAAGAGAGTGAACATTCACAAGAAGAAAATAGTAATGAAGACTTAACACTTAAATTATTTCAACTTAGAAAGGAAAGAGAAGTTAAGAGAATGCAATTGTATTATGAGATGCTGCAAAAGCTAAAAGCAACAGATGTAGAATCACGTTTTAAATTTCAAGTTTAA
- a CDS encoding tyrosine-type recombinase/integrase — protein MQREHLINKLIKENTQLHEEINSLKLNLKDKKTKQTKSIPIRFYLNDKIIRLVKRCIEKLQEQDPISGWFVHLLSITGCRGVEMQNVKLTDIYQETSSNGEVFYSIRVNVVKKRSNICIREVVISKFEFDAIMRAHKKYFNPKGRDSRRTYLFQKSKFKFRDNKINITEISKQFKELLIKAGFKHRKSLHILRNIFIASLKAKEYNSFEIKELMKYSSTSEIDNVYRLSSASKIQAYKDIKTSLK, from the coding sequence ATGCAAAGAGAACATTTAATTAATAAGTTAATAAAGGAAAATACACAATTACATGAAGAGATAAATTCCCTAAAACTCAATCTTAAAGATAAAAAGACTAAGCAAACAAAAAGTATTCCTATAAGGTTTTATCTTAACGATAAGATAATAAGATTAGTAAAACGCTGTATAGAAAAACTTCAAGAACAAGACCCAATCTCAGGATGGTTTGTACACTTACTCTCAATTACTGGTTGTAGGGGTGTTGAAATGCAAAATGTAAAACTTACTGACATATATCAAGAGACAAGCAGTAATGGTGAAGTATTTTATTCTATTCGTGTTAATGTAGTTAAAAAACGTAGCAATATCTGTATAAGAGAAGTAGTTATTAGTAAGTTTGAATTTGATGCTATTATGAGGGCACATAAAAAATATTTTAACCCTAAAGGTAGAGACAGTAGGCGTACTTATCTATTTCAAAAAAGTAAATTCAAATTCCGTGACAATAAAATTAACATAACTGAAATTTCAAAACAGTTTAAGGAACTACTCATTAAAGCAGGATTTAAACATCGCAAATCTCTACATATACTCCGTAATATATTTATAGCATCACTTAAAGCTAAAGAATATAATTCATTTGAAATTAAAGAGCTTATGAAATACTCATCTACTTCTGAGATTGATAATGTTTATAGACTCTCAAGTGCAAGTAAAATACAGGCTTACAAAGATATTAAAACTAGCTTGAAATAA
- a CDS encoding single-stranded DNA-binding protein yields MFDINSLNMSGRLTRDCELNYTSNSLPILKFTLANNRGVRRSSSWERQAQFFDCVIFGSRAESLTFLLKRGVQVVLSGSLVCENWHDKRTGEGKSKYSILVNDIQILNSSVKTQKTNDSQSQDGFYEDIPF; encoded by the coding sequence GTGTTTGATATTAATTCGTTAAATATGTCTGGTCGTTTAACAAGAGACTGTGAGCTTAATTATACTAGTAATAGTCTTCCTATATTAAAATTTACTCTGGCTAATAATAGAGGTGTTAGGAGGAGTAGTTCGTGGGAGAGACAAGCACAATTTTTTGACTGTGTGATTTTTGGCTCTAGAGCCGAAAGCCTGACTTTTTTGCTTAAACGAGGGGTTCAAGTTGTACTTAGTGGATCCCTTGTCTGTGAGAATTGGCATGACAAGCGTACAGGTGAGGGTAAGAGTAAATACAGTATTTTGGTAAATGATATCCAAATCTTAAACTCATCTGTTAAAACACAAAAGACTAATGATTCTCAGTCTCAAGATGGGTTTTATGAAGATATTCCTTTTTAG
- a CDS encoding variable large family protein: protein MKRITFCALLMTLFLLLSCGSGSAKAEDPQSRFLKSVISLSNDFLNVFTSLSDMVGGVLGFDTNTKKSDVGNYFKKVHDTLSSTKEALNKIVADMKSDNNPNASAVETAVTNLVTTTLDKIIEGASEAVKGAEGNEPIGNVAEPAAGAGVAAGSDAVKSLSEGIGKIVEVVLKGKGSAAAGDDKGPVKDADGGAGAARGADGAGADGDARKLFASDNAGDAASAAKVAKDAAKAVGAVTGADILQAIAKGDGGESAKLAKHNNTIANNNGANANNAKDGIIAGAIALRAMAKGGKFANASAAAAGVKDNVISAAVSAVTKALDALTIAIRNTIDAGLKTVKNTMNINSTDTPVTVDNTTSEAKNQ, encoded by the coding sequence ATGAAAAGAATTACTTTTTGTGCGTTATTAATGACTTTATTTTTACTTCTTAGCTGTGGAAGTGGTAGTGCTAAGGCTGAGGATCCTCAGAGTAGATTCTTAAAATCTGTTATTAGTTTAAGTAATGACTTCTTAAATGTTTTTACTTCCCTTTCTGATATGGTTGGAGGGGTTTTAGGGTTTGATACTAATACTAAGAAGTCTGATGTTGGGAACTACTTTAAGAAAGTACATGATACTCTTTCATCTACTAAAGAAGCTCTTAATAAAATTGTTGCTGACATGAAATCTGATAACAATCCTAATGCTTCTGCAGTTGAAACTGCTGTAACTAATTTAGTTACTACCACTCTTGATAAGATAATTGAGGGGGCAAGTGAAGCTGTAAAGGGTGCTGAAGGTAATGAACCAATTGGTAATGTTGCTGAACCTGCTGCTGGTGCAGGTGTTGCTGCTGGTTCTGATGCAGTTAAGTCTCTTAGTGAAGGAATTGGAAAAATTGTAGAAGTGGTACTTAAAGGTAAAGGAAGTGCTGCGGCTGGGGATGATAAGGGTCCTGTTAAAGATGCTGATGGTGGTGCTGGAGCTGCAAGAGGTGCTGATGGGGCTGGTGCTGATGGTGATGCAAGAAAATTGTTTGCTTCTGATAATGCTGGAGATGCTGCTAGTGCGGCTAAAGTAGCAAAAGATGCTGCTAAAGCCGTAGGGGCAGTAACTGGGGCTGACATATTACAAGCTATTGCTAAAGGTGATGGAGGTGAATCAGCTAAATTAGCTAAGCATAACAATACTATTGCTAACAATAACGGTGCTAATGCCAATAATGCAAAAGATGGAATTATTGCAGGAGCTATAGCATTAAGAGCCATGGCTAAGGGTGGTAAGTTCGCTAATGCTAGTGCAGCTGCTGCTGGAGTTAAAGATAATGTTATTAGCGCTGCAGTAAGTGCTGTTACTAAGGCATTAGATGCTTTAACTATTGCTATAAGAAATACTATTGACGCAGGACTTAAGACTGTTAAAAATACTATGAATATTAATTCTACTGATACTCCTGTAACTGTTGATAATACAACCTCTGAAGCTAAAAACCAATAA
- a CDS encoding Mlp family lipoprotein encodes MNKYIKLIILYHTILLYCCSEYKLNTRSKPSNLYNTQVPKKPTTAVQGNRNVDELDTAHEIDKSTHNVQIPKKPTTAVQGNRNVDELDTAHEIDKSTHNVQIPKKPTTAVQGNKNVDESDTAHKTDTPTIFSLTADEETKFNTFELALNAIMTIDQNILDYPKQELIYAKLYSRYGYPNAFTEEGYKRARERLAKTRVLYSEHGQVYKRIINTYTNLMKWIKDKPQQKQKLVKAFAPAYDFLETKRQEISPSQNINQYIRSAINWYGKSYWKKESDIFDVSKNGRYGQNSENCIYKFFESIMQASFSSSDTKESPNESLINQIVQKITSCGRAKINGNLIPILRAWGNDIDSLQCSN; translated from the coding sequence ATGAATAAATATATAAAATTAATAATACTTTATCACACAATACTTTTATACTGTTGCAGTGAATATAAATTGAATACAAGATCTAAACCCAGTAATCTATACAACACCCAAGTACCAAAAAAACCAACAACTGCAGTTCAAGGAAATAGAAATGTAGATGAATTAGATACTGCACATGAAATTGATAAATCTACACACAACGTCCAAATACCAAAAAAACCAACAACTGCGGTTCAAGGGAATAGAAATGTAGATGAATTAGATACTGCACATGAAATTGATAAATCTACACACAACGTCCAAATACCAAAAAAACCAACAACTGCGGTTCAAGGGAATAAAAATGTAGATGAATCAGATACTGCACACAAAACTGATACACCTACAATTTTTAGTTTAACTGCTGACGAAGAAACTAAATTTAATACTTTTGAACTTGCTTTGAATGCAATTATGACAATCGATCAAAATATATTAGACTATCCAAAACAAGAGCTTATTTACGCAAAATTATATAGTCGATATGGCTACCCAAATGCATTTACTGAAGAAGGTTATAAACGTGCAAGAGAACGTCTAGCAAAAACAAGGGTTCTCTACTCTGAACACGGTCAAGTTTATAAAAGAATAATAAATACATACACTAACCTGATGAAATGGATTAAAGACAAACCTCAACAGAAACAAAAATTAGTAAAAGCTTTTGCCCCTGCTTATGATTTTTTAGAAACTAAAAGACAAGAAATTTCACCTTCCCAAAATATTAATCAATATATAAGAAGTGCTATTAATTGGTATGGAAAATCTTATTGGAAAAAAGAAAGTGATATTTTTGATGTTAGCAAAAATGGTAGATATGGTCAAAATTCAGAAAACTGCATATATAAATTCTTTGAATCTATTATGCAGGCTTCTTTCTCATCTTCTGACACAAAGGAGAGTCCAAATGAAAGTCTAATTAATCAAATTGTACAGAAAATTACGTCATGTGGTCGTGCTAAAATAAATGGAAACCTCATACCCATACTCCGAGCATGGGGTAATGATATAGACAGTCTACAATGTAGCAACTAA
- the bdr gene encoding Bdr family repetitive protein, with amino-acid sequence MGLAQPVITQQMVIAELTKAGIKRDIAIDLSYRYYRNELTYKDIEYLETTFNLKLEKVEATLQSDIRDLDNKIDNVRNELKSDIRDLDNKIDTVENNLNTKIDTKFNELDNKIDVNKMELKSTLRLHGWMFGTIITLNIGIFLALMSLLVK; translated from the coding sequence ATGGGACTTGCTCAACCAGTTATTACTCAACAAATGGTTATAGCAGAACTTACTAAAGCTGGCATTAAGAGAGATATTGCTATTGATTTGTCTTACAGATATTATCGTAATGAACTGACTTATAAAGATATTGAGTATTTAGAGACTACTTTTAACCTTAAGCTTGAAAAGGTTGAAGCAACCTTACAATCCGATATTAGAGACCTTGATAATAAAATTGACAACGTTAGAAATGAGTTAAAATCTGATATTAGAGACCTTGATAACAAAATTGATACTGTTGAGAATAATCTTAACACCAAAATAGATACCAAATTCAATGAACTTGATAATAAGATTGATGTTAACAAAATGGAACTTAAAAGTACACTAAGACTTCATGGTTGGATGTTTGGAACCATTATTACCCTTAATATAGGAATATTCTTAGCATTAATGTCATTATTAGTAAAGTAA
- the bdr gene encoding Bdr family repetitive protein, producing MGLAQPVITQQMVIAELTRAGINRDIAIDLSYRYYKNELTYKDIEYLETTFNLKLEKVEATLQTEIQRVEATLKSDIRDLDNKIDTVRSELKSDIKDLDNKIDTKFNELDNKIDTKFNELDNKIDTKFNELDNKIDVNKMELKSTLRLHGWMFGTIITLNIGIFLTLMSIVYSLLNK from the coding sequence ATGGGACTTGCACAACCAGTTATTACTCAACAAATGGTTATAGCTGAACTTACTAGAGCTGGTATAAATAGAGATATTGCTATTGATCTGTCTTACAGATATTATAAAAATGAACTTACTTACAAGGATATTGAGTATTTAGAGACTACTTTTAACCTTAAGCTTGAAAAGGTAGAAGCAACCTTACAAACTGAGATTCAAAGGGTTGAGGCAACCTTAAAATCTGATATTAGGGACCTAGATAACAAAATAGATACAGTCAGAAGTGAATTAAAATCTGACATTAAAGACCTTGATAATAAGATTGATACTAAATTCAATGAACTTGATAATAAGATTGATACTAAATTCAATGAACTTGATAATAAGATTGATACTAAATTCAATGAACTTGATAATAAGATTGATGTTAACAAAATGGAACTTAAGAGTACATTAAGACTGCATGGTTGGATGTTTGGTACCATTATTACCCTAAATATAGGAATATTTTTAACATTAATGTCCATAGTTTATTCATTGTTGAATAAGTAA
- a CDS encoding DUF244 domain-containing protein, with amino-acid sequence MQLLCTGLDRGNLFIIIGNEAINCVINKDDNFISAVMTEVSRLEREVNNIAKSLKSNSDIDIENIDLDELSVIIEDFLKNSFVYQELCDMDFKFDFLEFIKSSHLEIDEDENLNLKRHLEKIIALQSEIDKVEETTKKAHALELSRLTKPIKDKLKFQIDALMKEFSLNEHINYDFDGNLFHLDMSRRAIKDRFKFLSSVMDFTFSSNSNVVNDWSTPILNAV; translated from the coding sequence ATGCAGCTATTATGTACAGGTTTAGATAGGGGAAATTTATTTATTATCATAGGTAATGAGGCTATCAACTGTGTAATTAATAAGGATGATAATTTTATTAGTGCTGTAATGACTGAGGTTTCAAGATTGGAGAGAGAAGTAAATAATATTGCCAAATCTTTAAAATCAAATAGTGATATTGATATTGAAAATATTGATTTAGACGAGCTGAGTGTTATTATTGAAGATTTTTTAAAGAATAGCTTTGTGTATCAAGAGTTGTGTGATATGGATTTCAAGTTTGATTTTTTAGAATTTATAAAATCAAGTCATCTTGAGATTGATGAAGACGAAAATTTGAATTTGAAGAGACATCTTGAAAAGATTATTGCATTGCAATCTGAAATTGACAAGGTAGAAGAGACAACTAAAAAGGCTCATGCGTTAGAGTTGTCTAGGTTAACAAAACCTATTAAAGATAAACTTAAATTTCAAATAGATGCTCTGATGAAAGAATTTTCTTTAAATGAACATATAAATTATGACTTTGATGGGAATCTATTCCATTTAGATATGAGTAGGAGAGCTATTAAGGATAGATTTAAGTTTTTAAGCTCTGTTATGGATTTTACCTTTAGTAGTAATTCAAATGTAGTTAATGATTGGTCTACTCCTATTTTAAATGCTGTTTAA
- a CDS encoding plasmid maintenance protein, with the protein MRGTKKPIYKNKHQHKLIVLISTLDYVNLKFKKYIQNDILYYFNGNLRRNGHKETTLKTLQKYLYKLEKVLGVTINYHRHLGVNMGTEVHYKLKYSKKECHRIINKHFRDKKEERYQKRVNVYLKKRCNKKENVEKEACLYNKYNKKEEDKNIKSIERLQVEKYARKCNFKSNAFLSILNLEADKDFKIQSFKAIKIAENCSYEKTNSIQPNNSRLKNKQKELSKILDEIKANLENEGYDSKQLEIQIQNVYEQYKNKPHFIIERDKYSDLKKIIEKLKKTVECANKNVKESERDIRNNVFSILLEQLRHKVDISVLVPILKNYLSKQNKLEYNKVFSNHYYYELLELMEDNKDYLQLGESKKITS; encoded by the coding sequence ATGAGAGGCACAAAAAAGCCAATTTATAAAAACAAACACCAACACAAATTAATCGTTCTAATATCCACATTAGATTACGTGAACTTAAAGTTTAAAAAATACATTCAAAACGACATACTTTATTACTTTAATGGAAACTTAAGACGCAATGGACATAAAGAAACCACTCTTAAAACACTTCAAAAATATCTTTATAAATTAGAAAAAGTATTAGGTGTCACAATTAATTATCACAGACATTTGGGTGTTAATATGGGAACTGAAGTTCATTACAAACTTAAATACTCTAAAAAAGAATGTCATCGCATAATCAATAAACACTTTAGAGATAAAAAAGAAGAAAGATATCAAAAGCGTGTAAATGTTTATCTTAAAAAAAGATGTAATAAAAAGGAGAATGTAGAAAAGGAGGCATGTTTATATAATAAATATAATAAAAAAGAAGAAGATAAAAACATAAAATCTATAGAAAGATTACAAGTAGAAAAATACGCTAGGAAATGTAATTTTAAATCAAATGCTTTCCTCTCTATTTTGAATTTAGAAGCGGACAAAGATTTTAAAATTCAATCATTTAAAGCCATTAAAATAGCTGAAAATTGTAGTTACGAAAAGACAAATAGCATTCAACCAAATAACAGTAGGCTTAAGAATAAACAAAAAGAATTAAGTAAAATACTAGATGAGATAAAAGCCAATCTAGAAAATGAAGGGTATGATAGTAAACAATTAGAGATCCAAATACAAAACGTGTATGAACAATATAAAAACAAACCCCACTTTATTATAGAAAGAGATAAATACAGTGATTTAAAGAAGATAATAGAAAAACTTAAAAAAACAGTTGAATGTGCTAATAAAAACGTGAAAGAAAGTGAAAGAGACATTAGGAATAACGTATTTAGCATACTTCTTGAACAATTAAGACATAAAGTGGACATATCGGTTTTGGTACCAATATTAAAGAATTATTTAAGCAAACAGAACAAATTAGAATATAACAAGGTATTTAGTAACCATTACTACTATGAACTTTTAGAGTTAATGGAAGATAATAAAGATTATTTACAATTAGGAGAATCTAAAAAAATTACTAGTTAA
- a CDS encoding DUF261 family protein, with product MKITQNHPNLISAVRQWGCYFLSLHYYIEKYKKLQFSVLDINKNYHNFVKLGYMRNNCYILAPIGIFQNFGISTSVRWEGSAYRCLDGEFEISEVKIKNTPGYYFIATNESSVLYDSLTLKDRGVEYEIISRRIFKKY from the coding sequence ATGAAAATAACACAAAATCATCCAAATTTAATTTCAGCAGTACGTCAATGGGGATGTTACTTTTTATCTCTTCATTATTACATAGAAAAGTATAAAAAGTTGCAGTTTAGTGTTCTTGATATAAATAAGAATTATCATAACTTTGTTAAGTTAGGATATATGAGAAATAATTGTTATATTTTAGCACCAATCGGTATATTTCAAAATTTTGGTATAAGTACAAGTGTGAGGTGGGAGGGCTCTGCTTACAGATGTTTAGATGGAGAATTTGAGATAAGTGAAGTTAAGATTAAAAATACACCAGGATATTATTTTATAGCAACTAATGAGTCATCTGTGCTTTATGATTCACTTACACTTAAGGATCGGGGTGTTGAATATGAAATTATATCAAGGAGAATATTTAAGAAATATTGA
- a CDS encoding ParA family protein, whose protein sequence is MDRKKPKIISIASLKGGVGKSSTGLIFATLLSENYKVLLIDIDTQASITSYFFNKIKSKDIDLSNINIYEVLKEDSLEINSAIISVDNNLDLIPSYLSLHKFNQEAISFKELRLKKRLESLQDNYDYILIDTPPSLDFSLINALVSSHYILVPITAEKWAVESLDLLEFYSNKIGASIPTFILVTRFKKNNTHKHLLDILQSRDEFLGVISEREDLNKRIAENNVFDLNKDYIYEYQSVLKCFLDKMENTLSFGWKI, encoded by the coding sequence ATGGATAGAAAAAAACCTAAAATAATTAGTATTGCAAGTCTTAAGGGAGGTGTTGGAAAAAGTAGTACTGGACTAATATTTGCAACGCTCTTAAGCGAAAATTATAAAGTGCTTTTAATAGATATTGATACACAAGCTTCGATAACAAGTTATTTCTTTAATAAGATTAAATCGAAAGATATAGATTTGTCAAATATTAATATATACGAGGTATTGAAAGAAGATTCTTTAGAGATTAATAGTGCAATTATAAGTGTCGATAATAATTTAGATCTGATACCTAGTTATTTAAGCTTGCATAAGTTTAATCAGGAAGCCATTTCATTTAAAGAATTAAGATTGAAAAAGAGATTAGAATCTTTACAGGATAATTATGATTATATATTAATTGATACACCACCAAGTTTAGACTTTTCTTTGATAAATGCTTTAGTGAGTAGTCATTATATATTAGTGCCAATAACAGCTGAAAAATGGGCAGTTGAAAGTTTAGATTTATTAGAATTTTATTCTAATAAAATAGGAGCTAGTATACCTACTTTTATACTAGTAACTAGATTTAAAAAAAATAATACCCATAAACATTTACTTGACATCTTACAATCAAGAGATGAATTTTTAGGAGTAATAAGTGAAAGAGAAGATTTGAATAAAAGGATAGCAGAAAACAATGTTTTTGATTTAAACAAAGATTATATATATGAGTACCAAAGCGTACTTAAATGTTTTTTAGATAAAATGGAAAATACATTATCTTTTGGATGGAAAATATAA
- a CDS encoding chromosome replication/partitioning protein, giving the protein MNIQLNKRDLSNESDALVKYKSLKSKLIINFKSEICSRIETMKVLKEIKDNEYYKLDGYKNFEDFTKDYKLAKTQAYDYLKIASAIEEGIIEESFLVENGFRQTLFVLRNSESKTLKKSRINPIKPLRFQLKNQESYDFYKQNPKLTGFILDKLFSSEKKILEKFVNEFKSIKDEK; this is encoded by the coding sequence ATGAATATACAATTAAATAAGAGGGATTTGTCTAATGAAAGTGATGCATTAGTTAAGTATAAGTCATTAAAGTCAAAATTAATTATTAACTTTAAATCTGAAATCTGTTCCAGAATAGAAACAATGAAAGTCTTAAAAGAAATAAAAGATAATGAATATTATAAACTTGATGGTTACAAGAATTTTGAAGATTTTACAAAAGATTATAAATTAGCCAAAACCCAAGCCTATGATTACTTAAAAATTGCCAGTGCTATAGAAGAAGGGATTATCGAAGAAAGTTTTTTAGTAGAAAACGGGTTTAGACAAACATTGTTTGTTTTGAGGAACAGTGAAAGTAAAACACTAAAAAAATCAAGAATAAATCCAATCAAGCCGTTGAGGTTTCAACTTAAGAATCAAGAAAGTTATGATTTTTATAAGCAAAATCCAAAGCTTACAGGGTTTATATTAGATAAGCTTTTTTCAAGTGAAAAGAAAATATTGGAAAAATTTGTAAATGAATTTAAAAGCATAAAAGATGAAAAGTAA
- a CDS encoding DUF226 domain-containing protein encodes MESVLERLKDKKLEIKNKIDKPIFIKIESKNNKTLYHTKIMTDFYAFGVNRKQSKFFILLRKLFNRKEAEFFNLFPVRDDDKFLGIYYGYRKPIKNVVTRYEENGVMKASTFSKAYYVEFRFKKGSVFSYIVGISYLLKKDKVDTNYCKFLVDKLSNLEKEVYEFYGKKLPEGGLITKWIEKNLK; translated from the coding sequence ATGGAGAGTGTGTTAGAACGCCTTAAAGATAAAAAATTAGAAATTAAGAATAAAATAGATAAACCTATCTTTATTAAGATAGAAAGCAAAAATAACAAAACTTTATATCATACAAAAATTATGACAGATTTTTATGCATTTGGGGTCAATAGAAAGCAAAGTAAATTCTTTATTTTGCTTAGAAAATTATTTAATAGAAAAGAAGCAGAATTTTTTAATCTATTTCCTGTAAGAGATGATGATAAATTTTTAGGCATTTATTATGGCTATAGAAAACCAATAAAAAATGTTGTAACAAGATATGAAGAAAATGGAGTTATGAAAGCATCTACTTTTTCAAAAGCTTATTATGTGGAGTTTAGATTTAAGAAGGGTAGTGTGTTTTCCTACATTGTAGGAATTTCTTACTTACTTAAAAAAGATAAAGTAGATACGAATTATTGCAAATTTTTAGTTGATAAGCTTTCAAACCTAGAAAAAGAAGTATATGAATTTTACGGGAAGAAGTTACCAGAAGGAGGTCTTATAACTAAATGGATAGAAAAAAACCTAAAATAA
- a CDS encoding variable large family protein has protein sequence MTLFLLMSCGSGSTKTEDPKTTFLTSIANLGKGFLDVFTSLSDMVSGAFGIKADTKKSDIGKYFSDLETTINTVKKKLQEEVATNGNYSKVKSVVDTFITGTLDKIAAGAKEAAKGAAGDDKIGGVTNAGQDAAPADTASVKSLVKGIKTIVDVVLKKDEGSAEATKTAEDDKKDIGKLFDGKKDDAKEENIAKASASIGAVTGADILKAIAKSKEDPTANSTEGIEKAEDAAEIAIAPAVNDKKEIKEGSAKKDVVIAAGITLRAMAKGGKFAAKDEEKSAHAVNGAAASAVGKTLSTLIIAIRNTVDSGLKTISDALATVNQEDKSLDSTTPADAAASGQQQ, from the coding sequence ATGACTTTATTTTTACTTATGAGTTGTGGAAGTGGTAGTACTAAGACGGAAGATCCTAAAACCACATTCTTAACTTCTATTGCTAATTTAGGTAAAGGCTTCTTAGATGTTTTTACTTCCCTTTCTGATATGGTTTCTGGTGCTTTTGGCATTAAGGCTGATACTAAGAAATCTGATATAGGGAAATACTTTAGTGATCTTGAGACTACTATTAACACAGTTAAAAAAAAGTTACAAGAGGAAGTTGCTACGAATGGAAATTACTCAAAGGTTAAATCAGTCGTTGATACGTTTATCACAGGCACATTAGACAAAATTGCGGCAGGAGCAAAGGAAGCTGCTAAAGGGGCTGCTGGTGACGATAAGATTGGTGGTGTTACTAATGCAGGTCAAGATGCTGCACCGGCAGATACTGCAAGTGTAAAATCTCTAGTTAAAGGAATTAAAACTATTGTTGATGTGGTTCTAAAAAAGGATGAAGGGAGTGCAGAGGCTACTAAAACAGCAGAAGATGATAAAAAGGACATTGGGAAGTTGTTTGATGGAAAAAAAGATGATGCTAAAGAAGAAAATATTGCAAAAGCATCAGCTAGTATTGGTGCAGTAACTGGGGCTGACATTCTAAAAGCTATTGCTAAATCTAAAGAAGATCCTACTGCGAATAGTACTGAGGGAATTGAAAAAGCAGAGGATGCAGCTGAGATTGCTATTGCTCCGGCTGTTAACGACAAGAAAGAAATTAAAGAGGGTTCAGCAAAGAAAGACGTTGTTATTGCAGCAGGAATAACATTGAGAGCAATGGCTAAGGGTGGTAAATTTGCTGCTAAGGATGAAGAGAAGTCTGCTCATGCAGTTAATGGTGCAGCTGCTAGTGCTGTTGGTAAGACTTTAAGTACTTTAATAATAGCAATAAGAAATACTGTTGATAGTGGTTTAAAGACAATAAGTGATGCTCTTGCTACAGTTAATCAAGAAGATAAGTCTTTAGATTCTACTACTCCTGCAGACGCAGCAGCTAGTGGACAGCAACAATAA